Within Coffea arabica cultivar ET-39 chromosome 4e, Coffea Arabica ET-39 HiFi, whole genome shotgun sequence, the genomic segment TTTTTTGCAAGAGAATCAGCATGAAGAACATCTTCTATTCGTGACATGACAGTAAATGCCAGGCTCTCTATTATTCTTGAATAGCTTTCCAGAATGGCTTGCCCCACATCCTGAGAGATCAAACTTGGTCAAGACCACTGAAAAGTAGAATATGTTTGCTACTCATTGCATTCAGAATACCCTCTGCTTTTGGTCAGTTATAGAATTAAAGAATGGATGAAAATGAAAACGAGATCAGAATAAAGTTAGTAGCATTCTTACTCTGTTATATTGGATTTTGCTAATGTCAAGTGAAGACTGAGGAATTCCTGGGAACCGATGCTTAAGAATGAGTAAGATTGTCTCAGCTCTATCTTCGAAGAGTTCTCTCTTTTCCATACTTACACCTGAACTCCAGGATGACTTTCCATCTTTTGCAGTCATCTTCCTTCTCCAGATCACAACAGATGCCTCAATTCTGTTCTTGAGGTCAAGAATTTTGTGTTCTGATGATAAGTCCACCATGGAGAGAAAATAATCAGGATCAAAGTGCTCATCAGTTATACTCTTGTAGATTGAATCTCCAAGGCTCGCTCTCCCATTCTAAAACGAATTATACAAGTGATAAATATCAGTAAAGCTTGTAAACCAGTATCATCTAACAAGATGGTAATCAGAATCGTGGATATCTTTCCCTTCTACCTTAGGGAGATTCTCTATGTAATTCTCAGGGATCTCCATCTCTAAAAGGACTTGGGCATTTATGGCCATGGCTGCTTTAAGGACTTGGTTGACTGACTCCTTCTGAAACTGCAACCATTTCTTTGCAACATCAGAGAGGCCATTAGGCGGAACTTTAGGAGTAGGTATCCACCATTTGTCATCCTTCCTAGCATTACTTTTCCCCTTCTGTGATTCGTCAGAGTCTTTAGACACATAGTAGAATTCGTTTTGATCTTTAAAGTTGTCTAGGCAATCCTGTAAAATTGTTTCACACAACAACAAGAATTGAACAAAGTTGGTCACAATATTTAAGGTTATGATGATaggcaaaataagaaaatttcacagCTATGATCTTACAATAAGCATTGCGTCGAGCTTTCGCAAGGCAGGAATATTCATATGAAGGTCATTTCGCTGCCTTGTAACCATAACCTGATAAAATAAAAGAGTAAGTTGATGTATTATCCTTCCAGGATATGTAGGTGCTACATTTCTTTAATTGAGCATGAATGCATGGATgccccacacacacacacacacacacacatagaaGGCATACCTCCATGTTAGTTCCATCTTTAGACACTTGTTTGGAAGGAACAAACTCAACAATGTGATCTGTGACAGACAAGAGCCAATCAATTTCCTTTCTCCACCTTGCTCTCATCTCTGGTGACATGGGCTCTAATCGCTTTTGCTCTCCGAAGACAGAAGCTGCATGTGGTTTAAAAAGGATCAATTTTGTTGAGGATCTCATGAGATTCATAGAAATCTTGATTTGCAATTAACTATGGTCCAAAAAGAATTTCATACAGAAATAGTCACAGGTGCAGGGTAGAGCATTGTCAATGTATTAGAAAATGAGGATGTACTCTACCTGCTAGGTTTGTGATTGCATTTGACAATGCTAGAGCTGATGAAACTCCCTTTCCTCCACCCGACATATCCTCACCCAAGAGCAACTTCGCGAACTTCTCCTTCATCAGTTCCATATCTGGAAGCCAACAAGTAATATTTCATGAACATACAGGACTATGATATAAGGCTCGACAGCTTTTTAAATGAAGAACTAAACCAAACATTGACTTCttcttcaaaagaatgaaagtttGCTATTCCAATTCTAATTAATTTCACATCCTTTCTTTCCTCCATGACATTCTAGATTTTGTTGGAGAGTTTATTGCATATGTCATGTGATGCAACATGTTTAAACCGCTTAATTACAGCAAAAACAAAACACGCACAAAAAgcaggaataaaaaaaaaaaaggaaaggaaaaaagaatatCGTATCTGCCAGCGGAATTCAACAAAAAACCAGAATTTAAAGCTCCCTCAGGTTTAGAAAAACAAATCCTTCTCTGTATTTTTGGGACCGTTTTATAGAGAAACGTTAAGATACGTCCGATACAAAAATCCCTTAAATGTGACTCTTCTAGAACCTCCATGGACCACATGCAGAATAACGGGCTCAGGAGAAGGAAGCACTTGCCAGAGGGTTTCTTTGACTTGGGGCTTGAAGCACCTCCATCATTGCGGCCGAGCGAATTCCCAGTTCTTTGCTTTTCGCGATCGTTCGAGGAAGAGAATGAATCCTCATTATCTTTGATATTACAGCTCTCGCGGGTCAAACCGCGCGTTGGTCGTCCTGCATCCTCTTGCATTCCATTAAAATGACTGAGGCGAGACCTCAAGGTTTCTTGTTCTTCCTCTAGCGCTCGAACCATCCTTGCAACATTCAACGAGCACTGCTCTTCATGCAATGGAATAAATTGAAGGAAGGGGGCCGGGGGAAGAACAGGAGAAAGAAGTTATCTGCAGGGATCACGGATTCATcatgggggggggggtgggggtggaGAAAAATGGTTTGTCTTAGCTCTTGTTGCTAAAGAAATAACGTGCGGAAGAACAAGAAGAGAACCGCAACTACTTGCTAATAATCATGAATGGAACGAACTCTTATTTTATGCAGCTGTTTGACGAggagaaataataaaaatacaaatactttttaattattttcaaaggTGATTATTTGGTTGGTAATGGACTTCGTGCTAGTTTACTTTCTGTTTTGATGAATTGTTGAGGCAACGTGGGGTGCATGTTCAAGAATGAAGCAGCAAAACAGGTCAGAGCATTGAGCGATGGAAGAATTTTGTATTTCTTTCCTAATTTAGGTTTAATTCTCTCTTAATTAATACTACTAATCTTGTTTAGCATCGTATATGCAAGAGTTATACTCCGTCTTCATGGTTGGCTGATTTGGAGTCCTAAAGGTTAGACGAGTGGATGGTTGTATTTTAATCGGGTTTATCTAAAGTTGTGGATGTGAAGTTGCAATATTGGGTGACTGCTCTAACTTTCTCCATTCTCACATTGATCCGCAAGATTGCAAACACTTTAGTGAAAAATGGCTTCTTTTATATATGGAGGCTATAAAACCAGAAACTACAAAGAAATAACACGTCAGTCCCGTATAATCTGAAAATAGTAAAGGCCAAATTTCATCAGGAGGATCCCATAATAATTTGAGTTCCGATGGCATGCTCAAACTCACCTTTGCTAGAACGACTGCACAAGAATTCCCTTCTCTCCAAAAGTGATTTAATCTGTTTTTCCAATCATGACTAAGTAAGTAACTCATGAATACGCCAAATGAGATTACAGTGCACCTACCTGGTTCTTTCCTTCTTGTACCAATTGGGGTCTTAGCATGGAGTCGAAATCCACCTCTACCCGTCTAAATTTCAGCTCCcaagtaacaatagactttgcTTACACGTACACCGACCAAAACATGATTGGCTAAATTGGTAACAACATGTCACTTTTTTACAAAAGTCAAAGTGCTGGTGGACGATTTATAAGAAGTTAAGAAAACTTGAAAACGATCAACGGTTAGACATGTCAATGAGTAAGATTTGGATTGGATCCCTTTGATCCTGATCCAGATCCAGACTCATGAAATTTAATTGGATCCTGACCCAGACCTTTATGGGTCTGAAAAAAATAAGTCCAAACCCAAATCCTTATGAATCTGGATATCCAATGGGTACCCGCTGTATTTTTCTAAATACATTAaagtaaaaatatattaaaaatatttagatttcaaaaaatataaacaccatccaatttttattttcaaataacaaaattaatatTCGAGAAGTTGAATGCAACATTATGAACTCAAAAAATAACTATTATTGACTACtttgatttatttttaaaatttcaactaTATCTACGTCcaatctttcatttatttttctactttttttttttgaaaaagtttgtGCTAATTACAATAACAATTAGGACTAGATTGAAAAAAGAGAACAATCATGAAATTTTACTGAATTGGATCTAACAACCATAGAATATTagaatattttctaaatttgctAATAtagatatataatttaattatatatacataGGTCTGATATGAGTATGGATTTGGATATGGATCATAGAAAATCAAACCCTATCCAAATCTACAACTCTTTTACAAGGTCTGAGTTTGGatagggtttggatttgaaaaattaaatccaaacttTATCCAAATACATTGGGTTTGGGTTTGGATTAGATCTGGATAAAATCCGATCCATTGACATGCCTACTTATGGTTCTTAGAAGTATACTTGACCCATGACAATCACATTATTGAATCTATCCAAaactttttctaaaaaaaaaaaaaccgcgaAAAGTGACATGGGTCCATAATTATGATAGTATGTGTTTAGATTAagatttttgaaattcagtttAATTGATTTAGCGTTTTGAAATTCAATATAATTGATTTAGCATTTAGCATTTTTATCTTCCGTGACTTAATCACTCCAAATATTTCTTTAGTTGGCTTTGCAAGTCGTGTTATCCATATTCGTAACCGTCTGTCATAGTATCGTTCGAGCACCTAAACTAAATTGGTTCTAAACCTTTGTCaaacttttaatttttgtgCCTTTTGAGTCAAAAGTTTTGACGTCCAGTCCACTTTGTCCACCGCTTTCACCATGCTGCATTAAATACTCTTTATCTTGAAGTTGAAGTCAACTTTCCTAGAAGcagagtttttgtttttttttcggtgaaaataaaaaattttcttacatCCTATGGGCTGCGTGGGCCAACTCGAATCCACACAAAAGCCAGACAACAAGGGGAACTGAACCCATCTCAAAAGTCCACCAAACGAGAGGACGCATCCACCTAACCATTAGCCTCAACGATTAAGCTCGTGTTTCACTATTTACTGCAGACAGCATCGAGCAAGAAGAAGATGGATTCTAATTCTATAGGAGTTTTAATGACATGTCCGATGTCACCACCGTACTTAGAACAAGAACTCGACAGACGTTACCGTCTCCTAAGATTCTGGAAGTTCCCACAAAAATCAGAGCTGTTGAAACCGCATTCTCAGGAAATCCGAGCAGTTGTGGGGAATGCAACCATCGGAGCCAATGCTGAGCTGATCGATGCATTACCCAAGTTGGAGATTGTGTCCTCGTACAGCGTGGGACTGGACAAGATTGACTTGGCCAAGTGCAAGGAAAGAGGGATTAAGGTCACCTACACCCCGGATTTGATAACTGATGATGCTGCTGATTTAGGGATTGCTTTGATTTTGGCTGTGCTGAGGAAAATATGCGGGTGTGATCTGTTTGTGAGGCGTGGACTCTGGAAGAATGGTGATTTCCAGCTCACCTCAAAGGTTTATTTTCTTCCCTCCCTTTATTTCCTCTTCGGCATCAAATGTAGTTGAACTTTCTAGTTGTTTGCTTTTACCATAATAAGCCACAAGCCTATGACCCTTGTGTTGTTCAGGCCTTTTGTGTTTAGTGGCCGTCCATTTCAATTTATTCTTGACCACAAATCGGCTGATAGGAAAGTGAAACGGTACTGTTGCTACAGCGAAGTCACATATTACCAGTGATTTGAATTCTTGACATTTGTTAATCATTTAACAATTTCAACTATCATCTAGAACCTGAAAGAAGAAATGACCTTCAATCTTCAATAGGGGATGAAATTGTTGGCATGAGAGTATTTGtcctaataaaatttttaacttGTTAGCACTGTTCTAATTACAACCTTGTGTTTTgaggataggatgaaattgtgtACTGCACTGCTATGCTAGAAATGCAATGAGGAACTACTCACAGGTAAATAGAATAAATATGATTATTAATCATAGTGGTTGGTCTAAGACCACTGTAAAATTTTCTTGTGCACGCATAAAGGTCTTACTCAATGCACCTCACTTGGTATATAAATTAATAAGTTGGGTGTTTGTATATTTATATGAAACTTTTTCATTCGTGGTGCACTTACTAGTAGCATGATATCTAATAAGGGTATAATCGAGCCGAGTCACTTGAGCTCTATTTGAGTTAAAAAGCTTTACGACCTCGAATTTGAGTTTAAATTTGTTGAACTCTTAAAAGTCAAGTTCGATTTTATTTTGTCTtattcgaactcgagttcaaacttATACAAATCGAGCCCAATTCGAGATTAATAGAgtataagaaataaaaatttatattttatataattttaagcttggaataaaatatatattttatgctaataaataacaaaaattaagaaaaaatatatatatatatgtgaaacTCGATTGATCTCGATTAAACTCATATATTAGACTCGAGTTCAAGTTTGTCAAGTAGTTCGATCTGCTCGAACTCAATCAACAgagttcaaacttgattttttaccaaaaaaactCACGAGCTGCTTGATTGAGTTCGACTCTTTTGCACACATAAATTATCTAATAGTCAAATTTGGACAGATATAAAACTTCTCAAAGGAAAATGTTAAACCTGGGGTTGGGGGGGCGGGGTTTGGATTGCTTGCGTGAAAATAGAACAATAGAGTGACGAAATAATTGTACGAATTAATATGGATTGTCTGCATGgaatttccctctttttttttttgtgaaaaaactaattttttatttcttcacacattttcttattttgtccCTGTCCTCGTCCTTTTGTCTTTCATCTCTTCTTCGAGAATTCCTCCACGGTGGTACCAACACCTAACAACCAATCACAAGACACCAAAACATATTGGGAAAAAGGAATTCCTTCCCCAGCTCAAGCCACCCACGAtagaattaaaaataaagataaaaataagaaagcaAATACTGACAGAAAATCCCGGCGGCATCCCATCTGTATCTGTTGGTTCATAACGGGCGTCACCACCTCCCCAGCCTGTGGTGGGCTCTCAAAAGCTGACCACAACTCAGTGTACTTACCCCCAACTCCCCAATCCTATTGGAATTTCGAGCAATTAAGCtcccatatatatataaaacagATACTAGTATTGTAACAACCCCACACAATTGACTCTTTCCCTCCCgttccaaacaaaaaaaaaaaaaagagaaaaaaaaacgaaGAGAGTAATAATGGAGTCAATCGGAGTTCTGATGATTTGTCCAATGAATTCCTACCTAGAACAAGAATTAGACAAACGTTTCAAGCTCTTCCGCTACTGGAATATTCCACAGACGCAGcaattcttgaaagaaaactcaaactCAATCCGGGCTGTTGTGGGTAACTCCATGGCCGGCGCTGATGCCCAGCTGATTGAATCGCTCCCGAAGCTCGAGATAGTTTCGAGTTTTAGTGTGGGCTTAGATAAGATTGATTTGAACAAGTGTAAGGAGAAGGGGATAAGGGTCACTAACACTCCTGATGTGCTGACTGAGGATGTTGCTGACCTGGCAATCGGGCTGATGTTGGCGGTTTTGAGGAGGCTTTGTGAATGTGATCGCTATGTCAGAAAAGGATTGTGGAAAACTGGTGATTTTAAGTTGACTACGAAGGTTTGATTCATAATTTTTTCTGACTTGGCTTTTTCGCTTTTCGGGTAATTGGTTTTGGGTTCTGTTGATAATAGTTTGtaaaagctaaaaccaagaaaagaagcaatttTTATGTATTATATTGACATTTCAGCTGACAACAAAGACGTGGGTTCTTGGTAttatattttattagttttagggACTTTTGGATAATTGGATTGCTCCGGTTACTGACATGTTACTCTTGTTGCCATGCTCGTCTCTTAACAATTGTTTGGCGAATTGATTCAACGTGCTTAATGCTGCTGAATATTTGCATTACAGTATTAGTATGTTGGAGATTGGAGAACTAAATTAACTGCTAGGGATTTGACTTTCTTTTATCTGTTTTGTTCTCTTTTTGTGTTCTACTACCATATTTCTTGTTCATGGGAGTGATGAGCTTGTCATCAGAAGTTACTAGTGTCTTCATAGTGTCTAATAACATGCTTAACACCAGAGTTTTCCTGATTTTGTTTGCCTTGCAGTTGTTTAGCAACCTCTTTACCTTCTTGAGTTCATAATATTTTGATGTTTGCCATCAAACTTGAATCTCTCTATAATGACTGACCAATCACAGAGAGTAAACATTTATATGTTCTCTTATTGTCCCAAAAGGCATACAAGTAAGGTGCCCGTCCATGTACAGTGGAATTTACTTATAATCAGATCCTGTTTTAGATAGAAATCCTACTCAACGGGGACCATGGTCACATGGCATAGAAGCCGACATACCCTTTTACATCTGAGTCTAGTTAAATTTGTCCTTTCCTTTCACAGTGTGGTTTAAAGGGCCAGTGGCATGTCTAAATATTAGTATTTCTGATCACAATATCTTCTTCATGGTCCTAACAGAAGTGAACTGTGATGTTTCACATGTATTGCTGCTCTTGTTTGTGTAGAGTGTACTGTACTGTTCACTTGTTGTCTAGTATCTTCCTGACTTTCAGGGATTCAAAGGTTGATGTTATGATGTATAGCTTAGACAAAATCCTTGGTTTGCAATTTATGAAGCCAAAACTTCTGATGTTTGATTATGATGCATTCCAAGGTAGCAACTCAAAGAAAGTAGACTATTTTAGTTATGGGATCAAGTCTTAGACTAGAGGTCAGAATTTTCTTGGAGCTGATTTCTAACAGGAGGAGTTTTATGCACAATCTGATAGCACTTGTCCTTTACATACCAATATGGAACTTATTgaactttccttcttttcttatgaGGATAGATGCTGTTTGTGTCTTGAGTTGCTCTTTACTAACTTGATCCATAACAGTGAGGACAAAAACAGTCTATGCACGACCATCAATCACTATTGCAGCTTTTTGCTTGTAGGATAGAGCAGAACAATAGTAGAAAGTCTTGTGGGCACCATAACTAAACTTCCCAAGTTTACCAAAGGCTAAAAGTTTCATGAATAGAatttttaaatttgatatatcatatttttctttcctaTCATGTTCATCGAGGGGGATTTTTGAGGGAGGTAGTTGAGCTCAAACCTTCTCGATCCTTGCAATTTTCATCTCACAAACCAAGTCTGTCTGGCTTCTTAGTTTTCATGCTGTTGAGGCTGTTAGATATAATGACAAGTTTTTTGAGTTGTGCTATTTTATTCTTCAGGAATGTGGACTACTTTTCGGATTCTCAGTCTTACTTGTACACGTTGGTCCTTTACAGGGACATGGTCCTTTATGTAGTTGGATTCTGTGATCTCATTGCCATATCGTTCTTTCTATGATATTTGAACACTGTGACAAAAcatgttttatttaatttatagtGAACTGACAAGCTCAAGTGTTTAGTGAACTGAAAACTGTTTGTTTGTATGCTGTTGGCAGAATATATTCAATTTGGGTATTATGCGCTTTCATGTTTCACTGTTCACTTCTTTTTCTCCATTGTTGCCATCTTTGCAGTTCACCGGAAAGTCAGTGGGCATTATAGGTTTAGGCAGAATTGGCACTGCAATTGCTAAGCGAGCCGAAGCATTTGACTGCCCAATCAGTTACTACTCAAGATCAGAGAAGGCGGATACAAATTATAAGTACTATCCATCTGTCATTGACTTGGCTTCCAACTGCCAAATTCTGGTTGTTGCATGTTCGCTAACTCCTGAAACCCGTCACATAATCAACCGTGAGGTCATCGATGCATTGGGGCCAAAGGGAGTTCTCATTAACATCGGAAGAGGTCCTCATGTTGATGAAGCTGAGCTGGTATCAGCTCTTGTTGAAGGCCGTTTGGGAGGGGCTGGGCTTGACGTGTTTGAAAATGAACCTGAAGCGCCTGAGGAGCTCTTTGGTCTGGACAATGTAGTCCTATTGCCCCATGTAGGGAGTGGGACAATAGAAACGCGTACGGCAATGGCTGACCTTGTCCTTGGAAACCTGGAAGCTCACTTTCTGAACAAACCACTTTTGACTCCTGTAGTTTGATTAAATTATGAAGGTAGTAAATTCATGATTGTGAGGGAGCTTCATTCTTGATGTCAACCATCTTCATCTATTTGATACTGGACACGATTGGCTCCGGAAATTTGGTGTACTATTGATGCATCTTACTTGTAAGTGTGTTTTTTTATGTATCCTTTGATCCTGTCCTGTTTGACTTCGCTTTAGCATTCTCGGGAAACTTTGAGCTACGACAATTTGTTGTTTTCTACcttcaaatttgataaaaaatcttgTAGTAGCTGTTTGAAAGTTCCAACCTTTATTTGTAGAAATGTCCAAGTGAAACTGGGCTTTAAACCAccacacacaccccccccccctgCGGTGTATTTCCGTAATCGGTGAAGTCCAATTTGCTTGGGAATTGTCTATATATTCGCAGGCAGGATGAGGTGATAAGCTAAAACCCTAAAACTATAAGGTCAAACTTGAGTGCACAAGGTACCTTCCTGTGCATCGATGTCAGGATTAGAATTTAGAAGGTTAATTTCATGCACGTGGGCTATTGAGCAACTCAGATGGCTTGCTCTGATCAGTTTGTGAGAGAAATGTGACTTTCAGTTGACTAGAAGTGTCCTATTCAATTTCCATACCCG encodes:
- the LOC140005901 gene encoding glyoxylate/hydroxypyruvate/pyruvate reductase 2KGR-like isoform X2, encoding MESIGVLMICPMNSYLEQELDKRFKLFRYWNIPQTQQFLKENSNSIRAVVGNSMAGADAQLIESLPKLEIVSSFSVGLDKIDLNKCKEKGIRVTNTPDVLTEDVADLAIGLMLAVLRRLCECDRYVRKGLWKTGDFKLTTKFTGKSVGIIGLGRIGTAIAKRAEAFDCPISYYSRSEKADTNYKYYPSVIDLASNCQILVVACSLTPETRHIINREVIDALGPKGVLINIGRGPHVDEAELVSALVEGRLGGAGLDVFENEPEAPEELFGLDNVVLLPHVGSGTIETRTAMADLVLGNLEAHFLNKPLLTPVV
- the LOC140005901 gene encoding glyoxylate/hydroxypyruvate/pyruvate reductase 2KGR-like isoform X1 encodes the protein MDSNSIGVLMTCPMSPPYLEQELDRRYRLLRFWKFPQKSELLKPHSQEIRAVVGNATIGANAELIDALPKLEIVSSYSVGLDKIDLAKCKERGIKVTYTPDLITDDAADLGIALILAVLRKICGCDLFVRRGLWKNGDFQLTSKFTGKSVGIIGLGRIGTAIAKRAEAFDCPISYYSRSEKADTNYKYYPSVIDLASNCQILVVACSLTPETRHIINREVIDALGPKGVLINIGRGPHVDEAELVSALVEGRLGGAGLDVFENEPEAPEELFGLDNVVLLPHVGSGTIETRTAMADLVLGNLEAHFLNKPLLTPVV
- the LOC113741816 gene encoding rop guanine nucleotide exchange factor 12; this translates as MVRALEEEQETLRSRLSHFNGMQEDAGRPTRGLTRESCNIKDNEDSFSSSNDREKQRTGNSLGRNDGGASSPKSKKPSDMELMKEKFAKLLLGEDMSGGGKGVSSALALSNAITNLAASVFGEQKRLEPMSPEMRARWRKEIDWLLSVTDHIVEFVPSKQVSKDGTNMEVMVTRQRNDLHMNIPALRKLDAMLIDCLDNFKDQNEFYYVSKDSDESQKGKSNARKDDKWWIPTPKVPPNGLSDVAKKWLQFQKESVNQVLKAAMAINAQVLLEMEIPENYIENLPKNGRASLGDSIYKSITDEHFDPDYFLSMVDLSSEHKILDLKNRIEASVVIWRRKMTAKDGKSSWSSGVSMEKRELFEDRAETILLILKHRFPGIPQSSLDISKIQYNRDVGQAILESYSRIIESLAFTVMSRIEDVLHADSLAKNPSAGEPKKTLKKETITLESIPSAKEEADKLNSAETPTSKTLLDFMGWSLDQGETEVKKDVKEEVSKDNDLKILSKPPNIATNKKISYIERLEHLGGSRSPTARH